The proteins below are encoded in one region of Kogia breviceps isolate mKogBre1 chromosome 8, mKogBre1 haplotype 1, whole genome shotgun sequence:
- the OR5C1 gene encoding LOW QUALITY PROTEIN: olfactory receptor 5C1 (The sequence of the model RefSeq protein was modified relative to this genomic sequence to represent the inferred CDS: inserted 1 base in 1 codon; deleted 1 base in 1 codon; substituted 1 base at 1 genomic stop codon), with the protein MMPENFTWARVALTEFILLGNTDRWGLHLTLFLIFRPVYLVSLLGNVGMVLLVXVATQLHTPMYLFLAKLSLLDACYSSAICPKMLVDQLLRCITIPNAACALQMFLFTGLADAKCRLLTSTAYDREVAIRNPLLYTTAVSRRLCLVLLAASGLGGAVSAAVHTTFNFRLSFCGSREVNSFLCDIPPPLAVSCNDTSLSELLLFVVCGFIQTATVLAIAVSXGFIAGAVIGMHSAKGQWRAASTCGSHLTAVAVLYGTLIFMNLRPSSSYTLDTDKMASVFYTLVIPALNPLIYSLRNKEVREGFPGGAVVESPPADAGDTASVEQSDTIIT; encoded by the exons ATGATGCCAGAGAATTTCACTTGGGCCAGGGTTGCCCTTACTGAGTTCATCCTCCTGGGCAACACAGATCGCTGGGGCCTGCACCTGACCCTCTTCCTGATCTTCCGGCCCGTCTACCTGGTGAGCCTGCTGGGAAATGTGGGCATGGTGCTGCTAGTCTAGGTGGCCACCCAGCTCCACACACCCATGTACTTATTCCTGGCCAAGCTCTCCCTGCTGGATGCCTGCTATTCCTCAGCCATCTGTCCCAAGATGCTCGTGGACCAGCTGTTGCGCTGCATCACCATCCCT AACGCAGCCTGTGCCCTCCAGATGTTTTTGTTTACGGGGCTGGCGGATGCCAAGTGTCGCCTGTTGACATCCACAGCCTATGACCGCGAGGTGGCCATCAGAAACCCTCTTCTCTACACCACCGCCGTATCGCGGCGTCTGTGTCTGGTCTTGCTGGCAGCATCAGGCCTGGGTGGGGCAGTGAGTGCCGCGGTCCACACGACCTTCAACTTCCGCCTGAGCTTCTGCGGCTCTCGGGAGGTGAACAGCTTCCTCTGCGACATCCCTCCACCGCTGGCCGTCTCCTGCAACGACACCAGTCTCAGTGAACTCCTCCTCTTCGTCGTCTGTGGCTTCATCCAGACAGCCACCGTGTTGGCTATCGCCGTGT TCGGGTTCATTGCCGGAGCCGTGATCGGCATGCACTCGGCCAAGGGCCAGTGGCGAGCAGCCTCTACCTGTGGCTCCCACCTCACGGCCGTAGCCGTGCTTTACGGGACACTCATTTTCATGAACCTGCGCCCCAGTTCCAGCTACACCCTGGACACCGACAAGATGGCATCTGTTTTCTACACCCTTGTCATCCCAGCTCTCAACCCGCTCATCTACAGCCTCCGCAACAaagaggtcagggagggcttccctggtggcgcagtggtcgagagtccgcctgccgatgcaggggacacag CCTCTGTGGAGCAGTCAGATACAATAATCACATAA
- the OR1B1 gene encoding LOW QUALITY PROTEIN: olfactory receptor 1B1 (The sequence of the model RefSeq protein was modified relative to this genomic sequence to represent the inferred CDS: inserted 3 bases in 2 codons; substituted 1 base at 1 genomic stop codon) — protein sequence MDSLSGGSLSLNKGCAPNASHSPIFLLLGFSRARVPPSVLFLLFLAIYLTAMMGNSTLALLISRDXLPQLLAHLVTHXTAIPAARCLAQFCFFYAAGVTDTLVISVMALDHCVAICDPLHYHLVMNRQLCAHFLAFCWMVSVVRTMLHVGLLLPLYWAGDDKGNVCLPHFFCDHRPLLIXAPCSDIHPNEPAVFLEEGFLMLGPCALIVLSYVCTGATILRLPSVAGCCHAVSTCISHLTMVGFLYCTIIWVYFQPPSQNSWDQDMVAAVMYTAIMPLANPFVYSVHNKDVKSALHRLLRGGRVGS from the exons ATGG ACTCTCTTTCAGGAGGCTCATTGTCACTCAACAAGGGCTGTGCCCCTAATGCTTCACATTCTCCCATCTTTTTGCTTCTTGGGTTCTCCAGAGCTAGAGTGCCCCCCAGTGTCCTCTTTCTCCTGTTCCTGGCTATTTACCTGACCGCCATGATGGGAAACAGTACTCTTGCGCTGCTCATCTCCCGGG TCCTGCCCCAGCTGCTGGCCCATCTGGTCACTCA GACAGCCATTCCTGCTGCCCGCTGCCTGGCCCAGTTCTGCTTCTTCTATGCAGCTGGAGTTACAGACACCCTTGTTATTTCTGTCATGGCTCTGGATCACTGCGTGGCCATCTGTGACCCTCTGCACTACCATTTGGTGATGAACCGCCAACTCTGTGCCCACTTCCTGGCCTTTTGCTGGATGGTGTCCGTGGTGCGCACCATGCTGCACGTGGGACTCCTCTTGCCTCTCTACTGGGCTGGGGATGACAAGGGCAACGTTTGCCTTCCCCACTTCTTCTGTGACCACCGACCACTTCTCATATGAGCCCCTTGCTCTGACATCCATCCCAATGAACCGGCTGTATTTTTGGAGGAGGGCTTCCTCATGCTGGGCCCCTGTGCCCTCATTGTACTATCCTACGTCTGCACTGGGGCCACCATCCTACGATTGCCCTCAGTGGCTGGTTGCTGCCATGCAGTCTCCACCTGCATATCCCATCTCACCATGGTTGGCTTTCTCTATTGCACTATCATTTGGGTCTACTTCCAGCCTCCTTCCCAGAACTCTTGGGATCAGGACATGGTGGCTGCTGTGATGTACACGGCCATTATGCCTTTGGCCAACCCTTTTGTGTACAGCGTCCACAACAAGGATGTCAAGAGTGCACTCCATAGGCTTCTTagaggagggagggtgggctCCTGA